Proteins encoded within one genomic window of Setaria italica strain Yugu1 chromosome IV, Setaria_italica_v2.0, whole genome shotgun sequence:
- the LOC101783626 gene encoding F-box protein At5g67140 isoform X2 translates to MARGCPHDRLIPTRPRRSRVPRRARVHSRRVALHASASRAGGDVWRYKKPPRPAGLSDQLLSPSVEREREMEQQQQLRDGDGGAAEGDIERLPADLLAHVLSLLPSFRDLSMAGGVSRRWRRAVERSLASRRRLSFAGQRTGDDTAARLVRAAVNLRDLDICWGCQISDEGLIKISTADCVGKLTSISLWGLAGITDKGVVQLVSRAYSLQHLNIGGTFITDESLNAVANSCTDLKSIILWSCRHVTEAGLVALVNNCRRLECINVGGMRVPPESFVGLLSISPALRIRSIPQILNAGVQVS, encoded by the exons ATGGCGCGAGGGTGTCCACATGATCGGCTCATCCCCACGCGCCCCCGGCGCAGCCGAGTTCCACGCCGCGCCCGCGTCCACTCGCGTCGCGTCGCGCTGCACGCATCGGCGTCACGTGCCGGTGGCGACGTCTGGCGCTACAAGAAGCCCCCGCGCCCCGCAGGCCTTTCTGATCAGCTTCTTTCTCCGAGCgtcgagcgagagagagagatggagcagcagcagcagctgcgcgacggcgatggcggcgcggcggagggggaCATCGAGCGGCTCCCCGCCGACCTCCTCGCGCAcgtcctctccctcctcccctccttccgCGACCTCTCCAT GGCGGGGGGAGTGAGCCGGAGGTGGCGCCGGGCGGTGGAGCGGTCGctggcgtcgcggcggcggctgagctTCGCGGGGCAGCGTACCGGCGACGACACCGCCGCGCGCCTCGTTCGCGCCGCCGTCAACCTCCGCGACCTCGACAT CTGCTGGGGGTGCCAAATCTCCGACGAAGGCTTGATCAAGATTTCAACCGCGGATTGCGTCGGGAAGCTGACGTCCATATCGCTCTGGGGATTGGCTGGAATTACAGATAAGGGCGTTGTTCAGCTG GTTTCAAGGGCTTATTCTCTTCAGCACCTGAATATTGGTGGGACATTCATCACAGACGAGTCCCTGAATGCAGTTGCAAATAGCTGCACAGATCTGAAG AGCATCATCCTGTGGAGCTGCCGGCACGTGACGGAGGCCGGGCTGGTGGCGCTGGTGAACAATTGCCGGCGGCTGGAGTGCATCAACGTGGGCGGCATGCGGGTCCCGCCGGAGAGCTTCGTGGGCCTGCTCTCCATCAGCCCCGCCCTGCGGATCAGGTCCATCCCCCAGATCCTCAACGCCGGGGTGCAGGTCTCTTGA
- the LOC101784314 gene encoding protein ALP1-like isoform X1: MEESSSEDETMELILHCRKRNREFVQMMLTLGMYYESYIHKAPRRVASVTGIEWVTETLSNPTSCYNMFRMSCPLFNQLHDLLVDSYGLRATRDMSTVEALGMFLWILGAPQSLRQVEDRFVRSLETISRTFDKVLGTVLKLAVHNIRPQDPEFKTVHKRLLNPRFAPYFNNCIGAIDGTHVPVVVPSEKVMQYTNRHGYTSQNVLAICDFDMRFTFVVSGWPGSVHDMRVFSDAIEKYGDKFPHPPTGKFYLVDSGYPNRPGYLSPYKGTKYHLPEFRNGPMPRGMQETFNYAHSSLRNVIERSFGVLKMKWRILMGIPSFPMHKQSKIIVACMAIHNFIRENSVADREFDLYDCDENGVPMPGTSNRGGGETSTQVEEEDSNMNAFRDEIAHALYNRSR; this comes from the exons ATGGAAGAATCATCTAGTGAAGATGAAACTATGGAGCTCATATTGCACTGTCGTAAGAGGAATCGGGAGTTCGTCCAAATGATGTTAACACTCGGTATGTACTACGAATCTTACATACACAAAGCTCCAAGGAGGGTTGCATCAGTGACGGGCATTGAATGGGTAACAGAAACATTATCAAATCCGACCTCTTGTtataacatgtttaggatgagttGCCCATTATTTAATCAACTTCATGATCTATTAGTTGACTCATATGGTTTGAGAGCCACTCGAGATATGTCAACAGTGGAGGCCTTAGGAATGTTCCTATGGATATTAGGTGCACCGCAGTCACTTAGGCAAGTTGAGGATCGATTTGTGAGGTCGTTGGAGACAATAAGCCGTACGTTCGACAAAGTGTTAGGCACTGTTCTTAAGCTAGCAGTACATAATATTAGGCCACAGGACCCTGAATTTAAGACGGTGCACAAGAGATTACTCAACCCTCGGTTTGCTCCGTATTTCAACAACTgtattggagctattgatggGACACACGTTCCAGTCGTGGTGCCAAGTGAAAAGGTCATGCAATATACAAACAGGCACGGGTATACCTCACAGAATGTGttagctatttgtgacttcgacatgaggttTACATTTGTTGTTAGTGGATGGCCAGGATCGGTCCATGATATGAGAGTGTTCAGTGATGCCATAGAAAAATACGGTGACAAGTTTCCACATCCTCCTACAG GCAAGTTTTACCTTGTTGATTCGGGGTATCCAAACCGTCCCGGTTACCTATCACCTTACAAGGGTACGAAGTACCATCTACCGGAGTTTCGTAATGGTCCAATGCCCAGAGGTATGCAAGAGACCtttaattatgcacattcatcccttagaaatgttatcgagaggtcattcggagttttgaagatgaagtggaggatacTGATGGGTATACCAAGTTTTCCAATgcacaagcaaagcaaaattattGTGGCTTGCATGGCAATTCACAATTTTATCCGAGAGAATAGTGTTGCCGATAGGGAATTTGATTTGTACGATTGTGATGAAAATGGTGTCCCAATGCCCGGAACTTCAAACCGCGGAGGAGGTGAGACAAGTACccaagtagaagaagaagatagcAACATGAATGCATTTCGAGATGAAATAGCTCATGCCTTGTACAATAGGTCTAGATAA
- the LOC101784709 gene encoding putative receptor protein kinase ZmPK1, producing the protein MAMRCIFTIFILFLLMLSYVALANNQSYLARGSSVSTGDDTTTILVSPNGAFTCGFYKVATNAFTFSIWFSWATDKTVAWTANRDAPVNGKGSRLMFRKDGTLALLDYNGTVVWSTNTTASHSNRAMLLSSGNLVVMDTDGHHLWRSFDSPTDTLLPWQPMTRNTKLVSASARGLLYSGLYAFYFASNNILTLIYNGPETSSIYWPDPFQLPWDIGRSTYNSTRYGVLDQTGQFVASDQLEFEASDLGDEIMRRLTLDYDGNLRLYSLDTTSGNWSVSWMAFPRLCDIHGLCGANSFCRYRPEKESCSCLEGFEMIEPSDWSKGCRRKTNTMPNQDFSFRKFPGMDFWGYDLNYSKFAPWWMCRDICLNSTDCQAFGYRKGTGECYPKVLLFNGRNFPDPYNDIYLKVPKAALSSPELAAGLTHACKITEKEAYPSLQMFVGGGSRFNFGYFLSSALTLLVIEVIFIIVECWIFYKWERRREIRDEGYMIISSQFRRFSYNELQKATKCFQEELGSGASGTVYKGVLEDERQVAVKKLRDVMQGEQEFRSELSTIGRIYHMNLVRIWGFCAEQTHKLLVSEFVENGSLDRFLFDSQNLISVLQWSQRYNIALGVAKGLAYLHHEWIVHCDVEPENILLDEEFEPKIADFGLVKLLNRGVGAQMLSRVHGTRGYIAPEWALNLPITGKADVYSYGVVLLELVKGVRVSSWAVESEEQVEISIRCFAEVLREKLTRKDQSWLLEIVDCRLDGKFNYLQAAMVLKIAVSCVEEERSKRPSMSQVLESLLPLVE; encoded by the coding sequence ATGGCCATGAGATGCATTTTCACCATattcatcttgtttcttctcatGTTGTCCTATGTTGCTCTAGCAAACAACCAGAGCTACCTTGCTAGAGGTTCCTCCGTCTCCACCGGGGATGACACCACCACCATCCTAGTGTCGCCCAATGGTGCCTTCACCTGTGGCTTCTACAAGGTGGCTACTAATGCATTCACCTTCTCCATCTGGTTCTCCTGGGCAACTGACAAGACTGTTGCCTGGACGGCTAACCGTGATGCTCCGGTTAATGGAAAAGGATCCAGGCTCATGTTCCGGAAGGATGGGACCTTGGCCCTTCTTGACTACAATGGCACGGTTGTATGGAGCACCAACACAACTGCATCTCATAGCAACCGTGCAATGCTTCTTAGCAGCGGCAACCTTGTCGTCATGGATACAGATGGGCATCACCTATGGAGGAGCTTCGACTCACCAACTGATACGCTTCTACCATGGCAACCAATGACTCGAAATACTAAGTTGGTATCTGCTTCTGCTAGGGGTTTGCTCTATTCAGGCTTATATGCCTTCTACTTCGCCAGTAACAATATTCTAACTCTTATTTACAATGGTCCTGAGACTAGTAGTATATATTGGCCAGATCCATTCCAACTGCCATGGGATATTGGTAGGAGTACTTATAACAGTACCCGATATGGGGTTCTTGACCAGACAGGCCAATTTGTGGCAAGTGACCAACTTGAATTTGAAGCTTCGGATCTTGGTGATGAGATCATGAGGAGATTGACTCTTGACTATGATGGTAACCTTAGGTTGTATAGCCTAGACACAACAAGTGGCAATTGGTCCGTCTCTTGGATGGCATTTCCTCGACTCTGCGACATACATGGATTGTGCGGAGCAAACAGCTTTTGCAGATACAGACCGGAGAAAGAGTCATGCTCTTGCCTTGAAGGTTTTGAGATGATTGAACCAAGTGACTGGAGCAAAGGGTGCAGGCGCAAAACTAATACCATGCCCAACCAGGACTTCTCATTTAGGAAGTTTCCTGGCATGGACTTCTGGGGCTATGACCTCAACTACTCAAAATTTGCACCATGGTGGATGTGCAGGGATATATGCTTGAATAGTACTGACTGCCAAGCTTTTGGTTACCGGAAGGGAACAGGTGAATGTTACCCAAAGGTATTGCTTTTCAATGGAAGGAACTTCCCAGATCCATACAACGACATTTATCTGAAAGTTCCAAAGGCAGCATTGTCTTCGCCAGAATTGGCTGCTGGACTAACTCATGCTTGCAAAATTACTGAAAAAGAAGCATACCCCTCATTGCAAATGTTTGTGGGTGGCGGTTCCAGGTTCAACTTTGGATACTTCCTATCTTCTGCATTGACACTGCTCGTCATTGAAGTGATTTTTATTATAGTCGAGTGTTGGATCTTTTACAAATGGGAGAGAAGGCGAGAGATTAGGGACGAAGGATACATGATAATTTCCAGCCAGTTCCGAAGGTTCAGCTACAATGAGTTACAAAAGGCGACGAAGTGTTTCCAGGAAGAGCTTGGAAGTGGTGCATCAGGAACAGTTTACAAGGGAGTCCTCGAGGATGAAAGGCAGGTTGCAGTGAAGAAGCTACGCGATGTGATGCAAGGAGAGCAAGAGTTCAGATCTGAGCTCAGCACAATCGGACGAATTTATCATATGAATCTGGTGAGAATTTGGGGGTTTTGTGCTGAGCAGACTCACAAGCTCTTGGTTTCCGAGTTTGTTGAGAATGGTTCATTAGACAGATTTCTGTTTGATTCTCAGAACTTAATTTCTGTGCTGCAGTGGAGTCAAAGGTACAACATTGCTCTTGGGGTAGCAAAAGGACTTGCCTACCTCCACCATGAATGGATTGTTCATTGTGATGTCGAACCAGAGAACATATTGTTAGATGAAGAATTCGAGCCAAAAATTGCAGATTTTGGATTGGTAAAACTACTAAATCGAGGAGTAGGAGCTCAGATGTTGTCAAGGGTGCATGGTACTAGAGGGTACATTGCTCCAGAGTGGGCTCTAAATCTTCCAATCACCGGAAAGGCCGATGTTTACAGCTATGGTGTAGTGCTCCTCGAGTTAGTGAAAGGGGTTCGGGTTTCCAGTTGGGCGGTTGAGAGCGAGGAACAGGTGGAAATATCTATTCGATGCTTTGCTGAGGTTCTTAGAGAGAAATTGACGAGAAAAGATCAATCGTGGCTCCTAGAGATTGTTGACTGCAGACTGGATGGAAAATTCAACTACTTACAAGCAGCCATGGTGTTAAAGATAGCGGTGTCATGTGTGGAAGAGGAGCGGAGCAAACGACCTAGCATGAGCCAGGTCCTTGAATCTCTACTTCCACTAGTGGAATAA
- the LOC101767994 gene encoding protein ALP1-like, with amino-acid sequence CARFAGPTGPLAAQLVAGASSRVLSLAAGFRGDRTDLEVLRLSSLYQEVEQGRVLEPAQYLVGDGGRYPLLPWLMVPFPGPVVPGSPEAAFNAAHRAMCCPVRRAVRSLMGWGAIARLHEEESPRAAVACIGTCAMLHNVLLTREDYSALAPDEAEAESEREVQSQGVGTGAGSEGVEVDGRALVLRSALAATMKDLRAPD; translated from the coding sequence TGCGCGCGCTTCGCCGGCCCGACGGGCCCGCTCGCAGCGCAGCTCGTGGCGGGCGCCTCCTCCCGTgtcctctccctcgccgccggcttccGCGGCGACCGCACGGACCTCGAGGTGCTCAGGCTGTCGTCTTTGTATCAGGAGGTCGAGCAGGGGAGGGTGCTTGAGCCCGCGCAGTATCTGGTTGGAGATGGGGGCAGGTACCCGCTGCTGCCCTGGCTCATGGTGCCGTTCCCGGGGCCGGTGGTGCCTGGCTCCCCAGAAGCAGCGTTCAACGCTGCGCACAGGGCAATGTGCTGCCCGGTGAGGCGTGCCGTCCGGAGCCTAATGGGGTGGGGAGCCATTGCTCGGCTCCACGAGGAGGAGAGCCCTCGTGCCGCTGTGGCGTGCATTGGGACGTGCGCGATGCTTCACAATGTGTTGCTGACTAGGGAGGATTACTCTGCATTGGCACCTGATGAGGCGGAGGCAGAGAGTGAAAGGGAAGTGCAGAGCCAGGGAGTTGGCACTGGTGCTGGATCAGAAGGAGTCGAGGTTGACGGGCGTGCATTGGTGTTGCGAAGTGCATTGGCAGCAACAATGAAGGACCTGCGTGCGCCTGACTAG
- the LOC105914177 gene encoding uncharacterized protein LOC105914177: MQAAALLGRSRPARSPFPWLALLDGTFLSVPDGEVHRIPAAAPGDSHCHGSVGGWLFLEHLDAASGVFSLSLTNPFSEDDVVRLPDADAIWRHEPLDDHDAARRPILHKPPVPDEEDRMKHSRTFSFNLKCMKQTWPPILACSGDGSILWEAKHSLLAPAPSSSRLLSVELSQIASTSSATTIGTFLSRSSPRLRRVRHEKWDGRAYVCRRLRRCGQKMLAKGVRKKSSIRPVRDGSSPPEAM; this comes from the exons ATGCAG GCGGCTGCCCTCCTTGGCCGATCGCGTCCGGCTCGGAGCCCGTTCCCGTGGCTCGCCCTCCTCGACGGCACCTTCCTCAGCGTCCCGGACGGCGAGGTCCACCGcatccccgcggcggcgccgggcgactCCCACTGCCACGGCTCCGTAGGCGGCTGGCTCTTCCTCGAGCACCTCGACGCCGCCAGCGGCGTGTTCTCGCTGTCGCTGACGAATCCCTTCTCCGAGGACGACGTCGTGCGGCTGCCCGACGCGGACGCCATCTGGCGCCATGAGCCGCTGGACGACCACGACGCCGCGCGACGCCCGATCTTGCACAAGCCGCCCGTgccagatgaagaagataggatGAAGCATAGCCGGACCTTCTCATTTAATTTGAAGTGTATGAAGCAGACATGGCCACCGATTCTTGCGTGCAGTGGAGACGGCTCAATTCTTTGGGAGGCCAAGCACTCTTTGTTGGCCCCAGCTCCAAGTTCCTCCAGGCTTCTGAGTGTGGAGCTCAGCCAGATTGCATCTACTTCATCTGCGACTACGATTGGGACATTCTTGAGCAGATCCTCTCCGCGACTGCGGCGTGTTCGACATGAGAAATGGGACGGTCGCGCCTATGTTTGCCGGAGACTACGGCGATGCGGCCAAAAGATGTTAGCGAAGGGCGTTCGGAAGAAAAGTTCTATTCGGCCCGTCCGGGATGGTTCTTCCCCTCCTGAAGCTATGTAA
- the LOC101783626 gene encoding F-box protein At5g67140 isoform X1: MARGCPHDRLIPTRPRRSRVPRRARVHSRRVALHASASRAGGDVWRYKKPPRPAGLSDQLLSPSVEREREMEQQQQLRDGDGGAAEGDIERLPADLLAHVLSLLPSFRDLSMAGGVSRRWRRAVERSLASRRRLSFAGQRTGDDTAARLVRAAVNLRDLDISRSCWGCQISDEGLIKISTADCVGKLTSISLWGLAGITDKGVVQLVSRAYSLQHLNIGGTFITDESLNAVANSCTDLKSIILWSCRHVTEAGLVALVNNCRRLECINVGGMRVPPESFVGLLSISPALRIRSIPQILNAGVQVS; this comes from the exons ATGGCGCGAGGGTGTCCACATGATCGGCTCATCCCCACGCGCCCCCGGCGCAGCCGAGTTCCACGCCGCGCCCGCGTCCACTCGCGTCGCGTCGCGCTGCACGCATCGGCGTCACGTGCCGGTGGCGACGTCTGGCGCTACAAGAAGCCCCCGCGCCCCGCAGGCCTTTCTGATCAGCTTCTTTCTCCGAGCgtcgagcgagagagagagatggagcagcagcagcagctgcgcgacggcgatggcggcgcggcggagggggaCATCGAGCGGCTCCCCGCCGACCTCCTCGCGCAcgtcctctccctcctcccctccttccgCGACCTCTCCAT GGCGGGGGGAGTGAGCCGGAGGTGGCGCCGGGCGGTGGAGCGGTCGctggcgtcgcggcggcggctgagctTCGCGGGGCAGCGTACCGGCGACGACACCGCCGCGCGCCTCGTTCGCGCCGCCGTCAACCTCCGCGACCTCGACAT TTCACGAAGCTGCTGGGGGTGCCAAATCTCCGACGAAGGCTTGATCAAGATTTCAACCGCGGATTGCGTCGGGAAGCTGACGTCCATATCGCTCTGGGGATTGGCTGGAATTACAGATAAGGGCGTTGTTCAGCTG GTTTCAAGGGCTTATTCTCTTCAGCACCTGAATATTGGTGGGACATTCATCACAGACGAGTCCCTGAATGCAGTTGCAAATAGCTGCACAGATCTGAAG AGCATCATCCTGTGGAGCTGCCGGCACGTGACGGAGGCCGGGCTGGTGGCGCTGGTGAACAATTGCCGGCGGCTGGAGTGCATCAACGTGGGCGGCATGCGGGTCCCGCCGGAGAGCTTCGTGGGCCTGCTCTCCATCAGCCCCGCCCTGCGGATCAGGTCCATCCCCCAGATCCTCAACGCCGGGGTGCAGGTCTCTTGA
- the LOC101784314 gene encoding uncharacterized protein LOC101784314 isoform X2: MDHLEEIFHEVVVDGSTSFIPGEEDEEPEEEDEEPEEEDEELPGEQGFPADYDDSPGSTNSRKRLSSNSTRSTASSPGKKSKSPMVQVMDKMLNKWAESDSRHQKILKKKVDVKASKEMQERAELKKCQQLAIECGAAADSVEYYACLSIFKDGLHREFFCNIPSPEARLVFLKRWCEEHNMY; the protein is encoded by the coding sequence ATGGACCATCTTGAGGAGATATTCCATGAGGTTGTAGTAGATGGGTCTACCTCCTTCATaccaggagaagaagatgaagaacctgaagaagaagatgaagaacctgaagaagaagatgaagagctTCCTGGAGAGCAGGGGTTCCCTGCTGATTATGATGACAGCCCTGGTAGTACTAATAGCAGAAAGAGGCTTAGTAGCAACAGCACTAGGTCCACTGCCTCAAGTCCTGGAAAGAAGTCCAAGAGTCCTATGGTTCAGGTTATGGACAAGATGTTGAATAAATGGGCTGAGTCTGATTCTAGGCACCAGAAGATactgaagaagaaggtggatgTCAAAGCTAGCAAGGAGATGCAGGAAAGAGCAGAGTTGAAGAAGTGTCAACAATTGGCCATAGAATGTGGTGCTGCAGCTGATAGTGTAGAGTACTATGCTTGCCTGAGCATTTTTAAAGATGGATTGCACAGGGAGTTCTTCTGCAATATCCCAAGTCCTGAAGCTAGGCTGGTTTTCCTGAAGAGATGGTGCGAGGAACACAATATGTACTAG